GCGGTTGCCTCGTCCAATAATTCAATCGAGTCAATGTGTACCGTGCGTACCGGACGTTCTACTTGTTCCCCTTTACGGGCATATTCGTAAAGCTTTCTGCCGTTCACTTTGACCGCCGAATACATCGGTGGAATCTGTTCTATATCGCCCGTCAAGCTTGCCAACACCGTTTCCAATTGCTTGCGCGTTATTTCCTTGTCACTGCTGTCTTGCTCGACGATTGCCCCTTCCGCGTCTTCTGTTTCTGTGGAAAAGCCAATTGATACTTGTGCTTCATACGTTTTTCCTTGATCTGTGATGTATTCGGCCACTTTGGTCGACCGCCCTAAACAAATCGGCAAAACGCCATCCACTTGCGGATCGAGCGTTCCGGTATGACCGACCTTTTTCGTTTTCAGGATTTTTCGCAGTCGGAAAACGCAGTCGTGTGATGTCATGCCTGGTTCTTTCCATAACGGAAGAATTCCATTCGGTTCCATGGCCAATACCCCTTTCTTTATCGGCTGTCACACCGATCGGTACTATGTAGAAAAAAGCCTGCTGTCTAAAAATAGACGGGCAGGCTTTCGGTTTATTCTTCTGTTGGATCTTTGATATCCCGCAGCAATGATTCAATCCGATTGCCGTACGCGACAGACGAATCGATTTCAAACGCCAATTCGGGAGTTTTGCGCAGGCGGATTCGTTGCCCGATTTCCGAGCGAATGAATCCTTTAGACTTGGCAAGGCCGAGCAAGGTTTGCTCTTTCTCTTTGTCGTCGCCCAACACGCTGATGTAGACGGTTGCCTGCTGTAGGTCGCCCGTCACTTCGACATCTGTCACTGTGACAAAGCCGATGCGTGGATCTTTCAATTTTCTGCCGATAATTTCGCCAAGCTCTTTTTTCATCTGCTCAGCTACACGATTCGAGCGCATTGATGACATTTCGAATCCACTCCGTTCTTACAAATATTCGTTCTCTATTTCCATGCATTCCCACGACGGATTGCTTTCAAGAAAGCGCAGCACATGAGCCATTTCACGTTCCGCTGCTTCTTTTGAAGAAGAGACCGTGACAAATGCGAGGCGCGTGCGCTGCCAAACTTCCTGATGATCGACTTCCGCCGCCGACACATTGAATCTCTGTTTCGTACGGGTCACCATGCTTTTGACGATGGCCCGTTTATCTTTCAATGAATGCGCGGTCGGGATAAAAAACTCGCATTCCATTGAAAGGATCATTTTCTTTCGATTTCTTCCATGATGTAAGCTTCGATGATGTCGCCTTCTTTGACATCGTTGAAGTTTTTGATCGTCACACCACATTCATAGCCTTTGGCAACTTCTTTTGCGTCATCCTTAAAGCGTTTCAATGTATCGATTTCGCCTTCGAAGACGACAATGCCATCACGGATGACACGCACGCCGCTATCGCGTGTAATTTTGCCTTCTGTTACATAGCTTCCGGCAATCGTTCCGACTTTAGATACTTTGAAGGTGCTGCGGATTTCTGCTTGGCCGATGATTTTCTCTTCGAATTCTGGGTCCAAGAGGCCTTTCATTGCGGCTTCGATTTCTTCGATTACTTTGTAGATGATGCGGTGCAAGCGAATATCGACGCCTTCTGCATCTGCTGCACGCTTGGCGTTGACATCCGGGCGTACGTTAAAGCCGATGATGATGGCATTAGAAGCTGCCGCTAGGGATACATCAGATTCTGTGATTGCTCCAGCACCCGTGTGGATGACTTTTACGTTAACGCCTTCTACATCGATTTTCAAGAGAGAAGCAGCCATAGCTTCAACTGTTCCTTGAACGTCTGCTTTGACGATCAAGTTCAACTCTTTCATTTCGCCTTGCTTCAATTGATCGAACAAGTTATCAAGTGTTACGCGGTTCTTTTCAGAACGCATTTCCTGTAAGGCAGTAGCCGAGCGCGCTTCACCGATTTGACGGGCTGTTTTCTCATCTTCAAAGACAACAAAACGGTCGCCTGCTTGTGGCACATCACTTAGACCGGTAATTTCAACTGGCGTCGAAGGCCCAGCAGTTTTCACACGGCGGCCAAGGTCGTTGACCATCGCACGGACGCGTCCGAATGTATTGCCGACAACGATTGGGTCTCCAACATGCAAAGTACCATCTTGTACGAGCAATGTCGCGACCGATCCACGGCCTTTGTCGAGTTCTGCTTCAATGACCGTACCGATTGCACGGCGGCCAGGATTCGCTTTTAGTTCTCCAACTTCAGAAACAAGCAAGATCATTTCAAGCAATGTATCAATACCTTCTCCGTTCAAAGCGGAAAGCGGCACGAAAATGGTCTCGCCACCCCATGCTTCAGGTACCAAGCCATGCTCGGTCAATTCCTGCATAACGCGGTCTGGGTTAGCAGACGGTTTGTCCATTTTGTTGACTGCGATGATGATCGGAACTTCAGCCGCTTTTGCGTGGTTGATTGCTTCTACTGTTTGTGGCATTACGCCGTCATCAGCAGCTACGACGATAATCGCGATATCAGTTACCTTCGCACCGCGAGCACGCATGGTTGTGAATGC
This is a stretch of genomic DNA from Planococcus maritimus. It encodes these proteins:
- a CDS encoding DUF503 domain-containing protein, which codes for MILSMECEFFIPTAHSLKDKRAIVKSMVTRTKQRFNVSAAEVDHQEVWQRTRLAFVTVSSSKEAAEREMAHVLRFLESNPSWECMEIENEYL
- the truB gene encoding tRNA pseudouridine(55) synthase TruB, translated to MEPNGILPLWKEPGMTSHDCVFRLRKILKTKKVGHTGTLDPQVDGVLPICLGRSTKVAEYITDQGKTYEAQVSIGFSTETEDAEGAIVEQDSSDKEITRKQLETVLASLTGDIEQIPPMYSAVKVNGRKLYEYARKGEQVERPVRTVHIDSIELLDEATAWRGQNIQFRIRIRCGKGTYIRTLAVQIGEALGYPAHMSQLTRTQSGSFTKEQCVTLAEVEEIAQNGDIDSILQPLSYGLSIFPFEEIAADLLFSIKNGQVLEAHPILKTEPFVVFTYHGKPAALYKRHPEKAGKMKPEKMFGFPPTDEV
- the rbfA gene encoding 30S ribosome-binding factor RbfA, with translation MSSMRSNRVAEQMKKELGEIIGRKLKDPRIGFVTVTDVEVTGDLQQATVYISVLGDDKEKEQTLLGLAKSKGFIRSEIGQRIRLRKTPELAFEIDSSVAYGNRIESLLRDIKDPTEE
- the infB gene encoding translation initiation factor IF-2 translates to MTKIRVHEYAKKVNKPSKDIIDELSKMNIKVNNHMATLEDTAVTKLDGIYKKPAQGNRAQGSQSRPQGQNQRRGQSGQGSQGGQSRPQGGQGQNRTGSQGGQNRTQGGQNRSQSSQQGTGTGANAQAGRGSNFTPKAAKPAPGPGQRGRSGGPGRGGQNRNRKGKQQRPVNPMPPMPKREKELPSKITFSESLTVGDLAKKLGREPSEIIKKLFMLGVMATINQELDKDAIELVCAEYDVEVEEEILIDKTDLEVYFEPEEEAKKEERPSVVTIMGHVDHGKTTLLDSIRHTKVTAGEAGGITQHIGAYQVEEDGKKITFLDTPGHAAFTTMRARGAKVTDIAIIVVAADDGVMPQTVEAINHAKAAEVPIIIAVNKMDKPSANPDRVMQELTEHGLVPEAWGGETIFVPLSALNGEGIDTLLEMILLVSEVGELKANPGRRAIGTVIEAELDKGRGSVATLLVQDGTLHVGDPIVVGNTFGRVRAMVNDLGRRVKTAGPSTPVEITGLSDVPQAGDRFVVFEDEKTARQIGEARSATALQEMRSEKNRVTLDNLFDQLKQGEMKELNLIVKADVQGTVEAMAASLLKIDVEGVNVKVIHTGAGAITESDVSLAAASNAIIIGFNVRPDVNAKRAADAEGVDIRLHRIIYKVIEEIEAAMKGLLDPEFEEKIIGQAEIRSTFKVSKVGTIAGSYVTEGKITRDSGVRVIRDGIVVFEGEIDTLKRFKDDAKEVAKGYECGVTIKNFNDVKEGDIIEAYIMEEIERK